One Abyssisolibacter fermentans genomic window carries:
- a CDS encoding BlaI/MecI/CopY family transcriptional regulator, translated as MNQLPKITDSEWIIMQIVWNDPPHTSSEIMDNLPVNINWRPTTVKTLLSRLVKKNIVSYEKKNRTYYYYPLLSKEECIRAESKSFLQNKFGGALKLMIANFLEIEDLSDKEIDELKNILDNRKNKERE; from the coding sequence ATGAATCAATTACCGAAGATTACTGATTCTGAGTGGATAATTATGCAAATTGTTTGGAACGATCCACCACATACTTCTAGTGAAATTATGGATAACTTACCTGTAAATATTAATTGGAGACCAACTACAGTCAAGACATTATTAAGTAGATTGGTGAAAAAAAATATAGTAAGCTATGAGAAAAAGAATAGGACTTACTATTATTATCCATTATTATCAAAGGAAGAATGCATAAGAGCAGAGAGTAAATCATTTCTACAAAATAAATTTGGTGGAGCATTAAAGCTTATGATAGCTAATTTTCTAGAAATAGAGGATTTGTCTGACAAAGAAATAGACGAATTAAAAAACATACTAGATAATAGAAAAAATAAAGAGAGGGAGTAA
- a CDS encoding M56 family metallopeptidase, which produces MGYNSILNWLLDTSIKASVIIIVIISFKFILKDRIGANLNYNIWFLLLAKLIIPFAPKTSFSIYNLLHILYSNISAIGDIVQNNSHNTVELINSNITELDINRFGFNFNEINSINLTNLCFKLVCIWGLVAIGIVLFAIVNDVIFRKNLNKCSILKDRNIIATYNACLEKMHINRDIPIIMTDMISTPAIYGVIRPKILLPLNITELLDENELKYVFLHELSHYKRKDVVVFCLVTICKALNWFNPIVWFGLNSMKFDCEIACDALVLSYIKNDELIEYGNTILNLLKKVNNKVVKPLGVVGMLGYKSNLKRRIIMITKFKKRTFKIVTISIVTVCLMGGMLLTNAKGETNFSISQLKGENVKNEMLWPIPNKYIVINDYGLKTHPEIKKQKFHTGIDINAKKGDLIVAVKSGRVQYSGELDSYGQAIIVAHDNGLSTLYAHCEELLVKEGQNIKAGEGIAKVGSTGSATAPHLHFEVRQNGKHVNPLLEEYLGNILEKNNGN; this is translated from the coding sequence ATGGGTTATAATAGTATATTAAATTGGTTGTTAGATACATCTATCAAAGCAAGTGTAATAATTATAGTTATAATCTCTTTCAAATTCATATTAAAAGATAGAATCGGAGCTAATTTGAACTACAACATTTGGTTTCTACTTTTAGCAAAATTAATTATACCTTTTGCTCCAAAGACCTCATTTAGCATTTATAATTTACTGCATATTTTATATAGTAATATAAGTGCAATTGGTGATATAGTTCAAAATAATTCACATAATACTGTAGAGTTAATTAATAGCAATATAACTGAATTAGATATAAATAGGTTTGGATTTAATTTTAACGAAATTAATTCAATCAACTTAACTAATTTATGTTTTAAATTAGTATGTATTTGGGGATTAGTTGCTATTGGTATAGTATTATTTGCGATAGTTAATGATGTGATATTCAGAAAAAACTTAAACAAGTGTAGCATTTTGAAAGATAGAAATATAATAGCTACATATAATGCTTGTCTAGAAAAGATGCATATAAATAGAGATATACCTATTATTATGACAGATATGATAAGTACTCCTGCTATATATGGTGTGATACGACCGAAAATATTATTGCCATTAAATATTACTGAGTTACTTGATGAAAATGAGCTTAAATATGTTTTTTTACATGAGCTTTCTCACTATAAGAGAAAAGATGTGGTTGTATTCTGTTTAGTAACTATTTGCAAAGCACTAAATTGGTTTAACCCAATAGTGTGGTTTGGTTTAAATAGTATGAAATTTGATTGTGAGATAGCATGTGATGCTTTGGTGTTATCTTACATAAAAAATGATGAATTGATTGAATATGGAAACACTATACTTAATTTACTTAAAAAAGTTAATAACAAGGTTGTTAAGCCTTTAGGGGTTGTTGGAATGCTAGGATACAAATCTAATTTGAAAAGGAGGATAATAATGATTACGAAGTTTAAAAAAAGGACATTTAAAATAGTAACAATATCAATTGTAACAGTATGTTTAATGGGTGGGATGTTATTAACAAATGCAAAGGGTGAAACTAATTTTAGTATTAGTCAGTTAAAAGGAGAAAATGTAAAAAATGAAATGTTATGGCCGATTCCAAATAAATATATAGTAATAAATGATTATGGATTAAAAACTCATCCTGAGATCAAAAAGCAAAAATTTCATACCGGTATAGATATAAATGCAAAAAAAGGTGACTTAATCGTAGCTGTAAAAAGTGGGAGGGTACAATATTCTGGGGAATTGGATTCATATGGTCAAGCTATAATAGTTGCGCATGATAATGGATTAAGTACACTGTATGCTCATTGTGAAGAACTGCTTGTAAAAGAAGGTCAAAATATTAAGGCAGGTGAAGGAATTGCCAAAGTAGGTTCAACAGGATCTGCTACAGCACCACATTTACATTTTGAAGTAAGACAAAATGGTAAACATGTAAATCCACTACTAGAAGAGTATTTGGGAAATATATTAGAAAAAAATAATGGAAATTAA
- a CDS encoding GGDEF domain-containing protein → MELLINLDINILAFILLIIICTNLKRNNSCFFSKNKLFIFLIIINCLLILLGSFKWIIENTNFFANETAHFVINTIYYMLFAFPASFLGLYIDYQVHQSKIRMKKLIIPYLIPIMINSILVLTNTFHKALFYFDNSNNLKLGNLYTLFIALSYIMLLLSFVNISFNRNKIEKRNLQSLLLILFPPMICCILQIIFYKLSLIWCGMTISTILIFLQLRNQIINLDYLTNAYNRQYLDYYLESKIKNINPSKSFAGIMIDADNFKLINDCYGHTEGDEALKTIVKIIKECFKPCDFISRYAGDEFVIIVNFKKEDDLKKIITKIKNKLHSYNMLNIKPYNLSVSAGYGIYRYNSNMKTEEFIKHIDACMYLEKKRKKESRNYYKFDISNNS, encoded by the coding sequence ATGGAATTATTAATAAATTTAGACATAAATATTTTAGCTTTTATTCTACTTATTATTATTTGTACAAACCTTAAAAGAAATAATTCTTGCTTTTTTAGTAAAAATAAACTTTTTATTTTTCTTATTATAATTAATTGCTTGTTAATACTTTTAGGAAGTTTTAAATGGATTATAGAAAATACTAATTTTTTTGCTAATGAAACAGCACATTTTGTTATAAATACTATATATTATATGCTATTTGCCTTTCCTGCATCATTTTTGGGTTTGTACATTGATTATCAGGTACATCAAAGCAAAATAAGAATGAAAAAATTAATTATACCATATTTAATACCAATTATGATTAATTCTATACTTGTTTTAACAAATACTTTTCATAAAGCTCTTTTTTATTTTGACAATAGTAATAATTTAAAATTAGGTAATTTATATACCTTATTTATAGCACTAAGCTATATTATGTTATTGCTATCTTTTGTAAATATATCTTTTAATAGAAATAAAATTGAAAAAAGAAACTTACAATCTTTATTGCTTATTTTATTTCCTCCTATGATATGCTGTATTCTACAAATTATATTTTACAAACTATCTTTAATTTGGTGTGGGATGACTATTTCTACTATATTAATTTTTTTACAATTACGCAATCAAATCATAAATTTAGACTATTTAACAAATGCCTATAATAGACAATATTTAGATTACTATTTAGAAAGTAAAATAAAAAATATAAACCCATCAAAAAGTTTTGCTGGTATAATGATTGATGCAGACAATTTCAAACTTATAAATGATTGTTATGGACATACTGAAGGTGATGAAGCATTAAAAACGATTGTTAAGATAATAAAGGAATGTTTTAAACCATGTGATTTTATTTCTAGATATGCTGGAGATGAATTTGTTATTATTGTAAATTTTAAAAAAGAAGATGATCTAAAAAAAATAATTACTAAAATAAAAAATAAATTGCATAGTTATAATATGCTTAATATTAAACCATATAATTTAAGTGTTAGTGCAGGATATGGAATATATAGATATAACTCAAATATGAAAACAGAAGAATTTATAAAACATATAGATGCTTGTATGTATTTGGAAAAGAAAAGGAAAAAAGAAAGTAGAAATTATTATAAATTTGATATATCTAATAATTCTTAG
- a CDS encoding YciI family protein encodes MYVRIDHKVEGAQVNRQDFLDHIKYLQGVSKERFFMGGGFKKKAGGMIVFAASDLDEAIKISEADPLISRNLYTYEIVEWEMIIFS; translated from the coding sequence TTGTACGTTAGGATAGATCACAAAGTAGAAGGAGCTCAGGTTAATAGACAAGATTTTCTTGATCATATAAAATATCTTCAAGGAGTATCAAAAGAGAGATTTTTCATGGGTGGAGGATTTAAAAAGAAAGCAGGTGGAATGATTGTTTTTGCTGCAAGTGATTTAGATGAAGCAATTAAAATTTCAGAAGCAGATCCTTTAATTTCAAGAAATTTATATACATACGAAATAGTAGAGTGGGAAATGATTATTTTTTCGTAA
- a CDS encoding ABC transporter ATP-binding protein, whose protein sequence is MVVKCIKPYIKKYFLLYLIGVVGLFIVDYFQVKIPAIIGATTDGISLGIYTNQDIYQSLYKLVSIAVIIIIGRFIWRYFIFGTARKIEYHLRNDFFKHLEKLSLRYFNQNKTGDLMAHATNDLNTVRMALGQGLLFAFDFTILISLVIYRMINDISISLTLVAVIPLPFIAVFGVGFGKVMINRFRAKQEAFSKMSEQVQENISGIRVIKAFTQESNERNAFDEVNKYNFTKNIQVVKLFAFLHPFITLISGLSTMLTIGYGGYLTMIGSISLGQFIAFTQYLGMLVWPMMAFSMTINMFSQGFTSAKRIQNILDVKPEIVDSNTMVKFDKLKGNIKFDNLTFDYPNGQKGALKDIKVEIKQGQTIGIIGRTGSGKTTFVNLLLRLYNPKKSTLFIDGVDILDIPLKTLRREIGYVPQDNYLFSNTIKNNILFGARDKNQSQVEKAANMSDVHDNIVDFPDKYETIIGERGTTLSGGQKQRVSIARALIKDPSILILDDAVSAVDTKTEEKILSELEQVRMGKTTIIIAHRISTLKQADKILVIDEGDIIEQGTNDELIALDGLYADMVRKQQLEKALEDEA, encoded by the coding sequence ATGGTCGTAAAATGCATAAAACCATATATAAAGAAGTATTTTTTATTATACTTAATTGGAGTAGTAGGACTTTTCATTGTGGATTATTTTCAAGTTAAGATTCCTGCTATTATAGGTGCTACGACTGATGGTATTTCATTAGGTATTTATACTAATCAAGATATATATCAGTCCCTTTACAAATTAGTATCGATTGCAGTTATCATTATTATAGGTCGATTCATTTGGCGTTATTTTATTTTTGGAACTGCAAGAAAGATTGAGTATCATTTACGTAACGATTTTTTTAAACATTTAGAAAAACTATCCTTACGATATTTTAATCAAAATAAAACTGGTGACCTTATGGCTCATGCCACAAATGACTTGAATACAGTTAGAATGGCATTAGGTCAAGGTCTTTTGTTTGCTTTTGATTTTACTATACTTATTTCATTAGTTATCTATAGAATGATTAATGATATTTCAATTAGTCTTACTCTTGTAGCCGTAATACCATTACCATTTATAGCGGTATTTGGTGTTGGGTTTGGAAAAGTAATGATAAATCGATTTAGAGCAAAACAAGAAGCTTTCTCTAAAATGAGTGAACAAGTACAAGAAAATATTTCTGGCATACGTGTTATAAAAGCCTTTACTCAAGAGAGTAATGAAAGAAATGCATTTGATGAAGTAAATAAATATAACTTTACTAAAAATATTCAGGTTGTAAAACTATTTGCTTTTTTACATCCATTTATAACACTAATTAGTGGATTAAGTACAATGCTAACTATCGGGTATGGTGGTTATTTAACAATGATAGGTAGTATTTCATTAGGTCAATTTATTGCTTTCACACAGTATCTTGGAATGCTTGTATGGCCTATGATGGCATTTAGTATGACTATCAACATGTTTTCTCAAGGCTTTACATCAGCAAAAAGAATTCAAAATATCTTAGATGTTAAGCCCGAAATTGTGGATTCAAATACCATGGTTAAATTTGATAAACTTAAAGGAAATATAAAATTTGATAATCTTACTTTTGATTATCCAAATGGTCAAAAGGGAGCTTTAAAAGATATTAAAGTTGAAATAAAGCAAGGTCAAACAATTGGAATAATTGGACGTACAGGAAGTGGAAAAACAACATTTGTAAATTTATTACTTCGTCTTTATAATCCTAAAAAATCAACTTTATTTATTGATGGAGTGGATATTTTAGATATTCCATTGAAAACTTTACGTAGAGAGATAGGTTATGTGCCTCAAGATAATTATTTATTTTCAAATACTATTAAGAACAATATACTGTTTGGAGCAAGGGATAAAAATCAAAGTCAAGTGGAAAAAGCTGCAAACATGTCAGATGTTCATGACAATATAGTAGATTTCCCTGATAAATATGAAACTATAATAGGAGAAAGAGGAACTACTTTATCAGGTGGACAGAAGCAAAGAGTTTCCATTGCAAGAGCATTAATAAAGGATCCATCTATTTTGATTTTAGATGATGCGGTTTCGGCTGTAGATACAAAGACAGAAGAAAAAATATTGAGCGAACTAGAGCAGGTACGTATGGGCAAAACAACAATCATTATTGCTCATCGTATATCTACACTTAAGCAAGCTGATAAGATATTGGTAATAGATGAAGGGGATATTATTGAACAAGGAACAAATGATGAGTTAATTGCTTTGGATGGATTATATGCTGATATGGTTAGAAAGCAGCAGCTTGAAAAAGCTTTAGAAGATGAGGCGTAG
- a CDS encoding ABC transporter ATP-binding protein — MNNHDEIEYKSYDPAIMKRLMGYAKPYRHMIAFSVLLLLLATAMQLVQPLLLGGAIDTIFQKYDKTFAITEDGDIDVLNYRLKYIDLKDDEKDIKQLNKDISYATIIYINDKYYLTTELTPKDLTLLKSAKNSKQGLNISGKTLEYNGNTYKAELLNKEDIKILRKMDFDKLKNLVLIYLLLLIVGMITAYYQAILLQRTGQKIIYNIRNEIFAHIEGLSINYFNNNPVGKLVTRVTNDTETLNEMYTSVIANSIKNIFILVGIIAMMFSLNVKLTLIVLAIVPVILVITIVYKKYSRENFRMVRTRVAKINTFLSEHIQGMKIIQIFGMEEKVYEEFDKINKNLLNSNLKAIILFGIYKPLMYAMYITGICLVLGIGGNMVLKGTLTIGTLVIFFQYNTRFFQPIQELAEQFNVLQSAMASAEKIFRVLDTKDSINNPKESKKFNEVKGQIEFKNVWFAYDNDDYVLRDVSFKVNPGETVAFVGATGAGKTSILNLISRYYDIQKGQILVDGVDVRDYDKESIRRNVGQMLQDVFLFSGDIKSNIRLRNDEITIEEIQKAAKYVNADYFIQKLPNKYDEKVYERGATFSAGQRQLLSFARTLVFNPAILILDEATANIDTETELLIQDAMQKLMKGRTTLVVAHRLSTIQHADKIIVLHKGKIREMGSHQELLLKKGMYYKLYELQYKDQVKKEV; from the coding sequence ATGAATAATCATGATGAAATTGAATACAAATCCTATGACCCGGCAATTATGAAAAGGCTCATGGGTTATGCAAAGCCTTATAGACATATGATTGCATTTAGTGTTCTATTATTACTTTTAGCAACCGCAATGCAGCTTGTTCAACCTCTTTTATTAGGCGGAGCAATAGATACAATATTTCAAAAATATGATAAGACATTTGCTATAACTGAAGATGGAGATATAGATGTTTTAAATTATAGGCTTAAATACATTGATTTAAAAGATGATGAAAAGGATATAAAGCAGTTAAATAAAGATATTTCTTATGCTACAATTATTTATATAAATGATAAGTACTATTTAACTACTGAATTAACTCCTAAAGATTTAACACTTTTAAAAAGTGCTAAAAATTCAAAACAAGGATTAAATATATCAGGCAAGACTTTGGAATATAATGGTAATACATATAAGGCTGAGTTATTAAACAAGGAAGATATAAAAATTCTTAGAAAAATGGATTTTGATAAACTTAAAAATTTAGTATTAATATATTTATTATTATTAATTGTAGGTATGATTACAGCGTATTATCAGGCAATTTTGCTTCAAAGAACAGGGCAGAAAATCATCTACAATATACGTAATGAAATATTTGCACATATAGAAGGATTATCAATTAATTATTTTAACAATAATCCTGTTGGTAAATTAGTGACTAGAGTTACAAATGATACTGAAACACTCAATGAAATGTATACAAGTGTTATTGCAAACTCTATTAAAAATATTTTTATATTAGTAGGAATTATTGCAATGATGTTTAGTTTGAACGTTAAATTAACACTAATTGTTTTAGCTATCGTACCTGTGATTTTAGTAATTACAATTGTTTACAAAAAATATTCAAGAGAGAATTTCAGGATGGTACGTACACGTGTAGCAAAAATAAATACCTTCTTATCTGAACATATACAAGGAATGAAAATCATTCAGATATTTGGTATGGAAGAAAAAGTATATGAAGAATTTGATAAAATTAATAAAAATTTATTAAATTCAAATTTGAAAGCTATAATATTATTTGGCATATATAAACCATTGATGTATGCTATGTATATTACTGGAATATGTCTTGTATTAGGAATTGGAGGTAATATGGTTTTGAAAGGAACATTAACCATAGGTACTTTAGTTATTTTCTTCCAATACAATACAAGGTTTTTTCAACCTATTCAAGAGCTTGCGGAGCAATTTAATGTGTTACAGTCAGCTATGGCTTCCGCTGAAAAAATATTTAGAGTATTAGATACTAAAGATTCAATAAATAATCCTAAAGAATCAAAAAAATTCAATGAAGTAAAGGGTCAAATAGAATTTAAAAATGTATGGTTTGCTTATGATAATGATGACTATGTACTCAGAGACGTTTCATTTAAAGTGAATCCTGGAGAAACGGTTGCTTTCGTTGGAGCTACCGGGGCTGGTAAGACATCAATTCTAAACTTAATAAGTCGCTATTATGATATTCAAAAAGGTCAGATATTAGTGGATGGTGTAGATGTAAGAGATTATGACAAAGAAAGTATTAGACGCAATGTAGGACAAATGCTTCAAGATGTTTTTCTATTTTCAGGTGATATAAAGAGTAATATTCGTCTTCGTAATGATGAAATAACGATTGAGGAAATACAAAAGGCTGCAAAGTATGTTAATGCAGATTATTTTATTCAAAAGCTACCTAACAAATATGATGAAAAAGTTTATGAAAGAGGGGCTACTTTCTCAGCAGGACAAAGGCAACTTCTTTCCTTTGCGAGAACCTTAGTATTTAATCCAGCTATACTTATTTTAGATGAAGCAACAGCAAATATTGATACTGAGACAGAATTATTGATTCAAGATGCTATGCAAAAGCTCATGAAAGGACGTACAACACTAGTCGTAGCACATAGATTATCAACAATACAACACGCTGATAAAATAATAGTTCTGCATAAAGGGAAGATACGAGAAATGGGTAGTCACCAAGAGTTGCTTCTTAAAAAAGGTATGTATTATAAGTTGTATGAACTTCAATATAAGGATCAAGTTAAAAAAGAGGTTTAG
- a CDS encoding AAA family ATPase, whose translation MIILLNGAFGVGKTTTAFKLCEKIDNAFIFDPEEVGYMVRKITEGVRLKKEETDDFQDIEIWKMLVVETAKRLKIQYNKNLIIPMTIYKQDNFNFIIQDLKNLDKDFYHFCLTAKRDTIKNRLIKRENESKGWAFDRIDECVSAFENDIFNEHIYTDCINEDEVVKKILKKIL comes from the coding sequence TTGATAATTCTGTTAAATGGAGCTTTTGGAGTTGGGAAGACTACAACAGCCTTTAAACTTTGTGAAAAAATAGATAATGCATTTATTTTTGATCCTGAAGAAGTTGGATATATGGTACGTAAAATTACAGAGGGAGTTAGGTTAAAAAAAGAAGAAACAGATGATTTTCAAGATATAGAAATATGGAAGATGCTTGTTGTAGAGACAGCAAAGAGATTAAAGATTCAATACAATAAAAATCTTATAATCCCAATGACAATATATAAGCAAGATAATTTTAACTTTATAATACAAGATTTAAAGAATTTAGATAAAGATTTTTATCATTTTTGTCTTACTGCGAAAAGAGATACTATAAAAAACAGACTCATAAAAAGAGAAAATGAGTCTAAAGGATGGGCATTTGATAGAATAGATGAGTGTGTTAGTGCTTTTGAAAATGATATTTTTAATGAGCATATATACACAGATTGTATAAATGAAGATGAAGTTGTAAAAAAAATATTGAAGAAGATTTTATAA
- a CDS encoding sensor histidine kinase — MKKKYTIWKTNIKITNTFLILYLIMLVLIIGINISIAGIGLISFQHASNFNPEKFTRNFEKHIILNNNTLAVTNEGKTLLKKSDAWLQILDENLNEKYSIYKPSNIPSNYTMFELLHNHKYDVNKNTIFIYNVKNQNEEKMYLIGFPLEKAAKHTLIVNPSEYYKLKNNLIIIFIIDVLIIVLLAYIVLARKFAAPINNIINAVDALAHGNYSKKYGETGIFKHVFFNLNSLGSVLNNSLEKRKEVEKIRNEWISSISHDLKTPLSSIKGFAEIMKNNDYNFTKKEIINYSNIIYSKSMYIQTLIDDLNLTNKLENKLIPLKLTKVDLNNFLVEIVIEILNNPNYSKYDISFIKYDADVLLDIDQDLMKRAIVNLIVNALKHNDNTVKVKISLTKTTCFNISIKDNGKGINKEDLTHIFNKYYRGTNTSSSIEGSGLGMAIAKDIIQSHNGDILVNSTKNEGTEVVIKLY; from the coding sequence GTGAAAAAAAAATATACTATATGGAAAACTAATATTAAAATTACAAATACATTTTTAATACTTTATCTTATAATGCTTGTTTTAATAATAGGTATAAATATAAGCATAGCAGGAATAGGTTTAATAAGCTTTCAACATGCTTCTAATTTTAATCCTGAAAAATTTACTAGAAATTTTGAAAAACATATAATACTTAATAACAATACTCTAGCTGTAACAAATGAAGGTAAAACACTATTAAAAAAATCTGATGCATGGCTTCAAATTTTAGATGAAAATTTGAATGAAAAATACTCTATATACAAGCCATCAAATATACCTTCAAATTATACAATGTTTGAACTACTGCATAATCACAAATATGATGTAAATAAGAATACTATATTTATTTATAATGTAAAAAATCAAAATGAAGAAAAAATGTATCTTATAGGCTTTCCTTTAGAAAAAGCTGCAAAACATACTTTGATAGTAAATCCCTCTGAATATTATAAGTTAAAAAATAATTTAATAATCATATTTATTATTGATGTATTAATCATTGTACTTTTAGCTTATATAGTACTTGCTAGAAAATTTGCAGCGCCTATAAACAATATAATAAATGCAGTAGATGCTTTAGCTCATGGAAACTACAGTAAGAAATATGGTGAAACTGGTATTTTTAAGCACGTTTTTTTTAATTTAAACAGCTTAGGTTCTGTTTTAAACAATAGTCTTGAAAAAAGAAAAGAAGTTGAAAAAATAAGAAATGAATGGATTAGTTCAATATCACACGATTTGAAAACACCACTATCTTCTATAAAAGGGTTTGCTGAAATTATGAAAAACAATGATTATAACTTTACAAAAAAAGAAATAATAAATTATTCCAATATCATATACAGCAAATCCATGTACATTCAAACTTTAATTGATGATTTGAATTTAACCAATAAACTGGAAAATAAGCTTATACCTTTAAAATTAACTAAGGTAGATTTAAACAACTTTTTAGTTGAAATAGTTATAGAGATTTTAAATAATCCTAATTACTCTAAGTATGATATTTCTTTTATAAAATATGATGCTGATGTTTTGTTAGACATAGATCAAGACCTAATGAAAAGAGCAATAGTTAATCTCATTGTGAATGCATTAAAGCATAATGATAACACTGTAAAAGTTAAGATATCTCTTACTAAAACAACATGCTTCAATATAAGCATAAAAGATAACGGTAAAGGCATAAACAAAGAAGACTTAACACATATCTTTAATAAATACTACCGAGGAACAAATACATCTTCTTCTATTGAAGGATCAGGGCTAGGAATGGCTATAGCTAAAGATATTATCCAGTCTCATAATGGAGATATTTTAGTTAACAGTACTAAAAATGAAGGCACAGAAGTTGTAATAAAGCTGTATTGA
- a CDS encoding response regulator transcription factor codes for MQNTIYDKKILLVDDELELLLLLETVLKKEGFTNIYKVTNGEKAVEMTKKVSPDIIILDIMLPDIDGFEVCKKIRDFSYVPIIFLSAKSEDFDKYFAFRIGADDYVTKPFSPKEVALRVVANLKRNTYVKEKSKYNILSFDEISIDINRGTVTKNNSEIRLTPTEYKLLVYMAQNHDYILSKNLICLNVWGTDFEGYDNTIMVHMRKLRTKLENDPSNPKIIKTVKGMGYKFSTQELGN; via the coding sequence GTGCAAAATACTATATACGATAAAAAAATACTTCTAGTAGATGATGAACTGGAATTATTACTCCTTTTAGAAACTGTACTTAAAAAGGAGGGCTTTACCAACATATACAAAGTCACAAATGGAGAAAAAGCTGTTGAAATGACTAAAAAGGTATCACCAGATATAATTATTCTTGATATAATGCTTCCTGATATTGATGGTTTTGAAGTATGTAAAAAGATAAGAGATTTTTCATATGTTCCAATTATATTTTTATCAGCTAAGTCTGAAGACTTTGATAAATATTTTGCTTTTAGAATTGGAGCAGATGATTATGTAACTAAGCCTTTTAGTCCTAAAGAAGTTGCTCTAAGAGTAGTTGCTAATTTAAAAAGAAATACTTATGTAAAAGAAAAAAGCAAATATAATATATTATCCTTTGATGAAATTTCCATTGATATAAACAGAGGTACAGTAACTAAGAATAACAGTGAAATAAGATTAACCCCAACAGAATACAAATTACTTGTTTATATGGCTCAAAATCATGATTATATTTTAAGTAAAAATCTAATATGTCTTAATGTTTGGGGTACAGATTTTGAAGGATATGATAATACTATAATGGTTCATATGAGAAAGCTAAGAACAAAACTAGAAAATGACCCTTCTAATCCTAAAATAATAAAAACGGTTAAGGGAATGGGTTATAAGTTTTCAACGCAAGAATTGGGGAATTAA
- a CDS encoding ABC transporter ATP-binding protein, whose amino-acid sequence MENYIIETNNLTKAYKDMVAVNNVNLKIREGLIYGFLGPNGAGKSTTIGMLLGLIKPTKGSVKIFDMDIKKNRMKILRNIGSIIESPSYYGNLSAYDNLKISADILGLDYKNIGEVLGTVNLTKVKNKKVKKFSLGMKQRLGIAQALIGMPKLLLLDEPTNGLDPVGIHEIRELIKSLPKKYGMTVLISSHILSEIELIANDIGIINEGKLLFQGTLDELKNSNPNKNLEEIFFNILEYGGGNNAK is encoded by the coding sequence ATGGAAAATTATATTATTGAAACTAATAACTTAACAAAAGCCTATAAAGATATGGTGGCTGTTAATAATGTTAATCTAAAAATCAGAGAAGGGTTAATATATGGGTTTTTAGGACCTAATGGAGCTGGTAAATCAACTACTATAGGTATGCTTTTAGGGTTAATAAAGCCTACAAAAGGAAGTGTAAAAATATTTGATATGGATATCAAAAAGAACAGAATGAAGATTTTAAGAAACATAGGATCTATAATAGAATCACCTTCATATTATGGCAATCTTTCTGCTTATGATAATCTTAAAATTTCAGCAGATATATTAGGATTAGATTATAAAAATATTGGTGAAGTTTTAGGTACAGTTAATCTTACAAAGGTAAAAAATAAAAAGGTCAAGAAATTTTCACTGGGAATGAAGCAGAGACTTGGAATAGCACAAGCATTAATAGGAATGCCTAAGCTGTTATTATTAGATGAACCAACTAATGGACTTGACCCTGTAGGTATACATGAAATAAGAGAGCTAATAAAAAGCTTACCTAAAAAATATGGTATGACAGTTCTTATATCAAGTCATATATTAAGTGAAATAGAACTCATAGCTAATGATATTGGAATAATAAATGAAGGTAAACTTCTGTTTCAGGGAACTCTTGATGAATTGAAAAATTCAAATCCTAATAAAAATCTTGAAGAAATATTCTTTAATATTCTCGAATATGGTGGTGGGAATAATGCTAAATAG